In Abditibacteriaceae bacterium, one DNA window encodes the following:
- a CDS encoding biopolymer transporter ExbD — protein MKIGNTGGHRRRKHHTMPMAEINIIPLVDITLVLLIIFMATTAFVKEAGLNMKLPAAKTTDMSAVENKDFSVALSRDGRIHLDGKPSTEEAVSAAMQAVAARNPDTRVVIKGDENIEYKRVVRVMDMARQAGLPKVALGTRLPE, from the coding sequence ATGAAGATCGGTAATACCGGTGGGCATCGACGTCGCAAGCATCACACGATGCCGATGGCAGAAATTAACATCATTCCACTCGTTGATATCACCCTGGTTCTGCTTATTATCTTCATGGCGACGACGGCTTTTGTCAAAGAGGCGGGCCTTAACATGAAGCTGCCCGCTGCGAAGACGACCGATATGTCGGCGGTGGAGAATAAGGATTTCAGCGTGGCGCTTTCGCGTGACGGTCGCATTCATCTCGATGGCAAGCCGAGTACGGAAGAGGCGGTCAGCGCTGCGATGCAGGCGGTCGCGGCACGCAATCCCGACACGCGCGTTGTCATTAAAGGTGACGAGAACATCGAATACAAGCGCGTGGTGCGCGTGATGGATATGGCTCGACAGGCCGGTTTGCCTAAAGTCGCACTGGGCACGCGCCTTCCCGAATGA
- a CDS encoding MotA/TolQ/ExbB proton channel family protein yields the protein MSEWITSHGGIEGLGARGALLVLIAFSIVSIGVMIERAWTLRRVRASEESDYQTLRAALRAKQGDTVRDRARTAASPVAAALRAGLDASDLGEARMSEAIEQEVSMQSAELGRNLPVLATIASIAPYVGLFGTVLGILGAFGRIAQTGQTGARVVAAPISEALVATALGLGVAIPAVMAYNYFSGRVNALGLQVEDHALELSARLPAVLALESAVTAGSVHEDR from the coding sequence ATGAGCGAGTGGATTACGTCGCATGGTGGAATCGAAGGGTTGGGCGCGCGTGGCGCGTTGCTGGTGCTGATCGCGTTTTCTATTGTATCGATTGGCGTCATGATCGAGCGCGCATGGACGCTGCGCCGGGTGCGCGCATCAGAAGAAAGCGACTATCAAACTCTGCGCGCCGCCTTGCGTGCAAAGCAGGGCGATACGGTACGGGATCGCGCGAGGACGGCCGCTTCACCGGTGGCGGCAGCGTTGCGCGCGGGTTTGGATGCCAGCGATTTGGGCGAAGCACGGATGAGCGAAGCCATTGAGCAAGAAGTCTCGATGCAGAGTGCCGAATTGGGCCGCAATCTACCCGTGTTGGCAACCATTGCGTCGATTGCGCCGTATGTCGGCTTGTTCGGAACGGTGTTGGGCATCTTGGGCGCGTTTGGCAGAATCGCGCAAACCGGTCAGACCGGCGCGCGCGTGGTGGCCGCGCCGATTTCTGAAGCCCTTGTTGCTACAGCACTCGGTTTGGGCGTCGCGATTCCCGCTGTTATGGCTTACAACTATTTTTCGGGCCGCGTTAATGCGTTAGGGCTGCAAGTCGAAGATCATGCGCTTGAACTGTCGGCGCGTTTGCCTGCGGTGCTCGCGCTCGAAAGTGCTGTCACTGCGGGGAGCGTTCATGAAGATCGGTAA
- a CDS encoding tetratricopeptide repeat protein has product MKSSRPSRAFALTVVLSLFGSLTGLSPVSADTDYAYASGLYNKKLYGLAAQSLREFLQEKPNDPNAKIAAYQLGAAIYRTAGDKDEVDYAAAAKAYETALVRFPDAKLAAPARFELGDAYFQLKQYEKSLAAYSAFLKSEGISPAQAAEANYWSAESLAALKRVALARAAYQKVLTSYPTSEIAPYAQYGLGILAADANDNAGAGAAFQAALTKYPQSEIAAESRLRLADALLAQKKWNEARAAYNATLADTRAKEWELDARVGLADASFGAKNWVVAATEYGRILTSLKPDDMRRNALQLRLGDSFFNAKQWQSAIDAYAPVVQNGDAVSKPLALYYSGSALRSAGKTTSALPLFRRVVDEYPKHALASKAALRMGDVLAESNDAVGAATAYKTVLTRFAGTDVAREAQEALVDLAGSAGNTPNANLEAVLRSLPAGPASSNAQLRLAQAAAEKGNWTRTATLANAVLAAKPNAATAENASYLLATAKLNNNDPAGAATVFRAQLTKFPKGTLASQAGLGLTWALLDAKQWKPAQAAARAALGSNSSVLKADVRLPLQIALGEALWRGGSATQALPVLAVVEKSGMPEFAAQAALNSALALEALKDNGAAAKWGSFASLSTDASEKARGYLRQGLALVKAKNATGALAAFDRAVTAEPQGKLAARALYESAWAARDTKNATENARWQKLTTDYADSSYAADASFQQAEALFRAKKWTDAATAYRAVATKYASSESAPLAWYQLGASLFNASDWTGAATAFDKAATLKSESAVESLFWSGESWQRAGQAAQAQSSYAKFVAAPTASPKLLPAARLGLGKGFAAAKEWPRAIATYEAGLKGASGNTAAELEFRLGEALTAAGRTKDATPHFLKVAIAYSESQWASQAQWNAAQALENAGDKTGATELYRGLAARTPTDTFSTQAVDKLKILGTN; this is encoded by the coding sequence ATGAAGTCTTCTCGTCCATCACGCGCTTTTGCGCTCACGGTAGTTCTGTCGCTGTTTGGTTCGTTAACAGGGCTTTCGCCGGTCTCTGCAGACACCGATTATGCCTATGCCAGCGGGCTGTACAATAAAAAATTGTATGGTCTTGCCGCGCAAAGCTTGCGTGAGTTTCTCCAGGAAAAGCCCAACGATCCGAATGCTAAAATTGCGGCTTATCAACTCGGCGCGGCGATTTACCGTACTGCGGGTGATAAAGACGAAGTCGATTATGCTGCCGCTGCAAAGGCTTATGAAACCGCACTGGTGCGCTTCCCCGACGCGAAACTGGCTGCTCCTGCGCGCTTTGAACTTGGTGATGCGTATTTTCAATTGAAGCAATACGAGAAATCGCTGGCGGCTTACAGCGCTTTTCTGAAAAGTGAAGGAATCAGCCCCGCGCAGGCAGCTGAAGCAAATTACTGGAGCGCCGAAAGCCTCGCTGCGCTCAAGCGTGTGGCTCTGGCGCGCGCCGCTTATCAGAAAGTTTTAACATCGTACCCGACGAGCGAAATTGCTCCTTACGCACAGTACGGATTAGGGATTTTAGCCGCTGATGCCAACGATAACGCAGGTGCGGGGGCAGCGTTTCAAGCGGCATTGACGAAATATCCGCAATCTGAAATTGCGGCGGAGTCACGGTTGCGGCTAGCCGATGCGCTGCTTGCACAGAAGAAATGGAACGAGGCGCGCGCCGCCTACAACGCAACGCTGGCGGATACACGCGCGAAGGAATGGGAGTTAGACGCGCGTGTGGGACTCGCCGACGCCAGTTTCGGAGCGAAGAACTGGGTTGTCGCCGCGACAGAGTACGGTCGAATTCTGACCTCTTTGAAGCCGGATGATATGCGGCGCAACGCATTGCAACTGCGACTCGGCGACAGCTTCTTTAACGCGAAACAATGGCAAAGCGCTATCGATGCTTATGCGCCGGTTGTGCAAAACGGCGATGCCGTCAGCAAACCGCTCGCGCTGTACTACAGCGGCAGCGCCCTGCGTTCGGCGGGGAAAACGACTTCCGCTCTTCCGCTCTTTCGTCGCGTGGTCGATGAATACCCTAAGCACGCGCTTGCATCGAAAGCAGCGTTACGCATGGGTGATGTCCTCGCCGAATCCAACGACGCAGTAGGCGCAGCGACCGCTTACAAAACAGTTCTCACCCGCTTTGCCGGAACCGATGTCGCTAGGGAAGCACAGGAAGCGCTCGTCGATCTGGCAGGCAGCGCGGGAAACACGCCCAACGCCAATTTGGAAGCGGTGCTACGCTCTTTGCCCGCAGGCCCGGCGTCGAGCAACGCCCAGTTGCGCTTGGCGCAGGCCGCCGCCGAGAAGGGTAATTGGACTAGGACAGCGACTCTCGCCAACGCGGTTCTCGCCGCCAAACCAAACGCAGCAACCGCAGAAAACGCCTCCTATCTGCTGGCAACCGCGAAGCTGAACAATAACGACCCGGCCGGAGCCGCAACCGTGTTTCGCGCTCAACTGACGAAGTTCCCCAAAGGAACGTTGGCATCACAAGCTGGATTAGGGCTGACATGGGCGTTGCTCGATGCGAAACAATGGAAACCGGCGCAAGCCGCCGCGCGCGCCGCACTGGGCTCAAATTCGAGCGTACTCAAAGCAGATGTTCGCTTACCGCTCCAAATCGCCTTGGGTGAAGCACTGTGGCGCGGTGGATCAGCGACGCAGGCATTGCCTGTTTTGGCCGTAGTCGAGAAAAGCGGTATGCCAGAGTTTGCAGCACAGGCGGCGCTGAACAGCGCGTTGGCCCTTGAAGCGTTGAAGGATAACGGCGCAGCAGCGAAATGGGGCAGCTTTGCGTCGCTTTCGACCGATGCAAGCGAAAAAGCACGCGGCTACCTGCGGCAGGGATTGGCGCTCGTCAAAGCTAAAAATGCCACGGGCGCTTTGGCGGCTTTCGACCGCGCCGTTACCGCCGAACCTCAGGGCAAACTGGCTGCGCGCGCTTTGTATGAAAGCGCATGGGCTGCGCGTGATACGAAAAATGCAACGGAAAATGCGCGCTGGCAAAAGCTGACAACCGATTACGCCGACAGTTCCTATGCCGCTGATGCCTCCTTCCAACAAGCGGAAGCATTGTTTCGAGCAAAGAAATGGACAGACGCCGCGACTGCGTATCGCGCGGTAGCCACGAAGTATGCGAGCAGCGAAAGCGCACCTCTCGCGTGGTATCAACTCGGCGCGTCGCTATTCAACGCGAGCGATTGGACTGGTGCAGCGACGGCCTTCGACAAGGCAGCTACGCTCAAGAGCGAGAGTGCGGTCGAGTCTCTTTTTTGGAGCGGCGAGAGTTGGCAGCGCGCGGGGCAGGCGGCGCAGGCGCAAAGTTCGTATGCAAAATTTGTGGCCGCGCCGACAGCATCGCCCAAGCTACTTCCTGCCGCACGACTGGGACTCGGAAAGGGTTTTGCGGCTGCGAAAGAATGGCCGCGCGCCATTGCCACGTATGAAGCAGGGTTGAAAGGCGCGAGTGGCAACACCGCAGCCGAACTGGAATTCCGTCTCGGCGAAGCGCTTACTGCCGCCGGACGCACGAAGGATGCGACGCCACATTTTCTCAAAGTCGCGATTGCGTACTCTGAAAGCCAATGGGCATCTCAGGCCCAGTGGAACGCGGCACAAGCATTGGAAAACGCAGGCGACAAAACCGGCGCGACCGAATTGTATCGTGGCCTTGCGGCACGCACTCCAACGGATACGTTTTCAACGCAAGCCGTGGACAAACTGAAAATTTTAGGCACCAACTGA
- a CDS encoding ABC transporter substrate-binding protein encodes MSSSLLKVAVPVVAVIGAIAFLRLRPQDSTNGAVDTSRSPLPRTATAAANQELQIGYLPVTCHLTCPVTDYATKTSAGNRFVSQRFTDFPTVAESLKSGRLQASFIIAPLAMKLREQGVPLKIVYLGHRDGSTVIVHKKSKAKSLRDLRGKTFAIPSKYSNQNLVIHKMMIDQGVARDEIKFVELPPPDMPGALASGAIDAYFVGEPFAAKAELDGTGRVLYFAKDVWPQFISCVLVVREDLIETKPELVRDLVRGIAQSGEWAQTHRLEAAKIAAPYYRQNEKVVRYVLTQPKDRVSYRMLTPTDKDIQQIADMALQADLLGKPASARDLVDRRFIPQDIRPLRLAPPISAAS; translated from the coding sequence ATGTCCAGTTCATTACTCAAAGTTGCTGTGCCTGTTGTCGCAGTAATCGGAGCCATCGCTTTCTTGCGTCTTCGTCCGCAAGATTCCACAAACGGTGCTGTTGATACCTCGCGTTCACCATTGCCCCGGACAGCGACAGCCGCCGCAAACCAAGAGTTGCAAATTGGTTACTTGCCGGTGACATGTCACCTGACGTGTCCCGTCACCGATTACGCAACCAAAACCAGCGCGGGCAATCGCTTCGTTTCGCAGCGTTTTACCGATTTTCCGACGGTCGCCGAATCGCTCAAAAGCGGGCGCTTGCAGGCTTCTTTTATTATTGCTCCGCTCGCGATGAAGCTGCGCGAACAGGGCGTGCCATTGAAAATTGTCTATCTTGGGCATCGTGATGGCTCGACTGTTATCGTTCATAAAAAGAGTAAGGCGAAAAGCCTGCGCGATTTGCGTGGGAAAACTTTTGCCATTCCCTCAAAATATTCCAATCAGAACCTGGTCATTCATAAGATGATGATAGATCAGGGCGTGGCTCGCGACGAAATCAAGTTCGTTGAACTGCCGCCTCCCGATATGCCGGGAGCGCTCGCTTCAGGCGCCATTGATGCTTACTTCGTCGGTGAACCGTTTGCCGCCAAAGCGGAACTCGATGGAACGGGCCGCGTGCTTTACTTTGCAAAAGACGTCTGGCCGCAATTCATTTCCTGCGTTCTAGTGGTGCGCGAGGATCTCATCGAAACCAAGCCGGAACTGGTGCGTGACCTAGTGCGTGGCATCGCACAAAGTGGCGAATGGGCGCAAACGCATCGCCTCGAAGCCGCGAAAATCGCTGCTCCCTACTATCGCCAGAATGAAAAAGTTGTGCGTTATGTTTTGACGCAACCCAAAGATCGCGTTTCTTATCGTATGCTCACGCCGACTGATAAAGATATTCAACAAATTGCCGATATGGCATTGCAGGCGGATTTGCTGGGCAAACCTGCTTCAGCCCGCGACTTGGTAGATCGCCGTTTCATTCCCCAAGATATACGTCCTTTGCGCCTCGCACCACCGATATCCGCCGCTTCATAG
- a CDS encoding ABC transporter ATP-binding protein yields the protein MEVDDVSRTFGAVEALKNLFFTARRGEFVAVLGPSGCGKTTLLNLLSGFDVPSGGHVRCDGSTRTVFQEDSLFPWLSARDNIAFGARHLPEKEARDRQVDELLELVHLREFGNHFPRQLSGGMKQRVAIARALAGDAPILLLDEPFSHLDYLSRLRLRGEFARLLNLKPRTVVLVTHDVEEATQLADRIVILTPGPGRVSGEFSISEPRPRDPLSPAVIEATRRALSELRAFEASEKTMGRP from the coding sequence TTGGAAGTCGACGATGTTTCGCGAACTTTCGGTGCAGTCGAAGCGCTGAAGAACCTCTTTTTTACGGCACGTCGTGGCGAATTTGTCGCGGTGCTGGGCCCAAGCGGCTGCGGCAAAACAACGCTGCTCAACCTGCTGTCCGGGTTCGATGTTCCGTCAGGTGGACATGTGCGCTGCGACGGATCGACACGCACCGTTTTTCAGGAAGACAGCTTGTTTCCCTGGCTCAGCGCGCGCGACAATATCGCGTTCGGCGCTCGGCACCTGCCCGAAAAAGAGGCGCGCGACAGGCAAGTCGATGAACTGCTGGAGTTGGTTCACTTGCGGGAGTTTGGCAATCATTTTCCGCGTCAGCTTTCGGGAGGTATGAAACAGCGCGTCGCGATTGCGCGCGCGCTGGCGGGCGATGCGCCTATTCTGCTTCTTGACGAACCATTCTCCCATCTCGATTATCTTTCCCGCTTGCGACTGCGCGGCGAATTCGCGCGCTTGTTAAATCTCAAACCGCGCACCGTTGTTCTGGTGACGCACGATGTCGAAGAAGCCACTCAACTCGCCGACCGGATTGTCATTCTCACGCCGGGGCCGGGCAGGGTGTCTGGCGAGTTTTCTATTTCCGAGCCGCGACCGCGCGACCCGCTTTCGCCTGCCGTAATCGAAGCAACACGCCGCGCTCTCTCGGAACTGCGCGCCTTTGAAGCATCCGAGAAAACAATGGGAAGACCGTGA
- a CDS encoding ABC transporter permease, whose translation MPSFFRLCLPWFFGFFLLLLWTVLTSPATQILPASLFPGPADVARSLYEETRNGRLGRDVIASLFRVAAGFGAAIVCGVPVGLWLGHSSWARAMLLPFINFMRALSPLAWIPFAIFWFGIGDAPAIFLIFGATFFPIVLSTLAAVAAIPEVYFRVARENGCHGFPILRAVTFPAILPSLVTALRVSGGLAWLVVVAAEIVAGRDGLGYLIWDARNGLRVDLLVAAMLVIGAIGILLDLAMSSLRRLPEVRWGHEN comes from the coding sequence ATGCCCTCTTTTTTTCGGTTGTGCCTTCCCTGGTTCTTCGGCTTTTTCTTACTGCTTTTGTGGACGGTGCTCACGTCGCCCGCCACACAAATTTTGCCGGCCTCCTTATTTCCCGGCCCCGCCGATGTCGCTCGGTCGCTTTATGAAGAAACGCGCAACGGGCGTTTAGGTCGCGATGTTATCGCCTCACTTTTTCGTGTCGCTGCCGGCTTTGGTGCCGCAATTGTTTGTGGCGTGCCGGTCGGGCTCTGGCTCGGTCATAGTTCATGGGCGCGCGCCATGCTTTTGCCCTTTATCAACTTCATGCGCGCGCTGTCGCCACTGGCGTGGATTCCCTTCGCGATATTCTGGTTTGGCATCGGCGACGCTCCCGCGATTTTTCTTATCTTCGGCGCGACTTTTTTTCCGATTGTGCTCTCAACTCTGGCGGCTGTCGCGGCGATTCCCGAAGTCTACTTTCGTGTCGCGCGCGAAAACGGGTGCCATGGTTTCCCGATTCTCCGCGCGGTGACTTTTCCAGCAATTTTGCCATCTCTGGTGACAGCGCTGCGCGTGAGTGGAGGCCTGGCCTGGCTGGTGGTTGTTGCGGCTGAAATCGTGGCCGGACGCGATGGACTGGGCTATCTCATTTGGGATGCGCGCAATGGCTTGCGCGTCGATTTGCTGGTCGCGGCCATGCTTGTCATTGGAGCCATCGGCATCTTGCTCGACCTTGCGATGAGTTCGCTGAGGCGTTTACCCGAAGTACGCTGGGGGCACGAAAATTAA
- a CDS encoding FG-GAP-like repeat-containing protein has protein sequence MPSPLPAPSRRNLLLAVSFLLLIGIGVQWMRTRQREPLPNSPEYEAAWTAWTTGLLALQTGDEKRTQAQMTRVTQLLPRDAAAHANLGLFFLRRGDLVVASTHLERAASLAPDNARIETLLALLESKRGNSTKSVGHLRRALQLSPTSLKARYALAQELERTSEKNWPEVQKLLQELSAAQPENRLALLELARIAAKQGDRATLQKSIASLSKNAASLPSDVREQLRTTQGAVASNSPDAATEIVFLSNVFAPVPAFIQDRLELQTPPEQVGEPLESLLTLPAPATLAAPPDKDISFDRQALAAAGMKRADTVRAIYLDGADANAKSTPPVPAVVALTSSGLRRIDIQTDAPLATFSGAQNSTHSLAVADWNNDFKPDVTVANNKGVRFLAARGKGKFQDVTVQTRLPRAVQDVACEGIWPFDVEADGDLDFVLALKTGAPLVLRNNSDGTFAVIRPFSGLQGARASVIGDFDADADCDIAFLDAKGTLRIFSNHRSGDFRVLPLSTSTGAALYTADTDRDGVFEVLMWGSDGALKRVRIKTDGKTEVAVLAKSFAPQASGAHIWAGDFDLNGGLDILVSDGVKTQLFLSDERGAFVPLALSVPLSVHDVADINGDGRLDLTGVDSQKQPATMLAKGLKTYNFQVVRPRAKAIVGDGRLNSFGVGGSVELRVGTLFQKQIIAGPLVHFGIGPAKVVNAVRLLWPNGVAQAEFDLAANQAVLAEQRLSGSCPFLWAWNGREMAFVKDCNWDSPLGLKINAQDTAGVVATEDWVKVRADQLQPRNGQLSLRLTADLWESHFFDFVSLLAVDHPTNQEVWVDERFAIPIPPLQVASSGPLHPVRSARTDRGDDVSATVQKLDGQYLDVGRGKYQGITRPHFVELDLSDAPANVPLWLIAEGWLHPTDSSINVALGQGKHSPPQSLAIHVAQKDGSWRIARSNLGFPSGKNKAITLDISQVFKPGEPRRLRLATNLEIYWDRLSWAEKKAASSIRIQRLQASAQLRYRGFSQIEARDASSPELPRSYAPDAGVGQKWSDLIGFHTRWGDVRELVQKIDDRYVIMNAGDEMTLDFPAPPAPPAGWTRDYVFISDGWTKDGNLNTGLSKTLLPLPSHASPFYPSKTTRLKDDPVYEKHRADWQRFHTRYVAPSLFNNALLPARNAAVVTSAKAFEGARNEAVSPAQTTGEGARVPVKNGVRSNSTVPSR, from the coding sequence ATGCCTTCTCCTCTTCCTGCGCCTTCGCGGCGGAATTTGCTTTTAGCCGTAAGTTTTCTTCTATTAATCGGCATTGGTGTTCAGTGGATGCGAACACGGCAGAGAGAGCCACTTCCGAATTCACCCGAATACGAGGCTGCGTGGACAGCATGGACAACTGGCCTTCTTGCCTTGCAAACCGGCGATGAAAAACGGACGCAAGCTCAGATGACTCGCGTCACGCAGTTGCTGCCCCGCGACGCGGCAGCACACGCTAATCTCGGCTTGTTCTTTTTGCGGCGCGGCGACCTCGTCGTTGCATCAACACATCTGGAACGTGCGGCATCTCTAGCCCCTGATAATGCGCGTATCGAAACGCTGCTCGCGCTGCTCGAATCGAAACGAGGCAACAGCACGAAGTCCGTTGGGCACTTGCGACGCGCACTGCAACTTTCGCCTACAAGCCTCAAAGCGCGCTATGCACTCGCGCAGGAGTTGGAAAGGACGAGCGAAAAAAACTGGCCGGAAGTTCAAAAGCTGTTGCAGGAACTGAGCGCCGCGCAACCCGAGAACCGACTGGCACTGCTTGAGCTTGCACGCATCGCGGCCAAACAGGGCGACCGTGCGACGCTTCAGAAGAGCATAGCAAGCCTGTCAAAAAATGCGGCCTCGCTTCCCTCCGATGTGCGAGAGCAACTGCGCACAACGCAAGGAGCAGTCGCTTCCAACTCGCCTGACGCGGCAACAGAAATCGTCTTTCTTTCGAATGTGTTCGCTCCCGTTCCGGCATTCATCCAGGATCGTCTGGAACTTCAAACGCCACCTGAACAAGTGGGCGAACCGCTGGAATCACTTCTCACTCTCCCTGCGCCAGCCACGCTAGCCGCTCCACCCGACAAAGACATCAGCTTCGATCGTCAGGCGCTGGCCGCAGCCGGAATGAAACGCGCGGACACCGTGCGCGCGATTTATCTTGATGGCGCAGATGCCAACGCCAAAAGCACGCCGCCTGTTCCGGCAGTTGTGGCACTTACGTCATCTGGCCTTCGCCGTATCGACATCCAAACGGACGCGCCGCTTGCAACATTTTCCGGCGCCCAGAATTCGACGCATTCTCTTGCCGTCGCCGATTGGAACAACGATTTTAAACCCGATGTGACAGTGGCGAACAACAAGGGCGTTCGTTTTCTCGCTGCGCGGGGGAAAGGCAAGTTCCAGGATGTGACGGTTCAAACCCGCCTGCCACGCGCGGTGCAGGACGTCGCTTGCGAAGGCATCTGGCCTTTTGATGTGGAAGCCGACGGCGACCTGGACTTCGTATTGGCCCTGAAAACAGGCGCACCTCTTGTGCTGCGTAACAATTCCGACGGCACCTTCGCCGTGATTCGCCCTTTCAGTGGTCTGCAAGGCGCGCGCGCAAGCGTCATCGGCGATTTCGACGCGGACGCCGATTGTGACATCGCATTTCTGGACGCAAAGGGAACACTTCGCATTTTTTCAAACCACCGTTCGGGCGATTTTCGTGTGCTCCCGCTTTCGACCTCGACCGGCGCGGCGCTGTACACCGCCGACACCGACCGCGACGGCGTCTTTGAAGTTTTGATGTGGGGTTCGGACGGTGCCTTAAAGCGCGTCCGCATCAAGACAGATGGAAAAACGGAAGTGGCAGTGCTGGCAAAATCTTTCGCGCCCCAGGCAAGCGGCGCACATATTTGGGCCGGAGATTTTGACCTTAACGGCGGACTCGACATCCTTGTTTCGGATGGTGTGAAGACGCAGTTGTTTTTATCAGACGAGCGTGGTGCATTCGTGCCGCTCGCGCTTTCAGTTCCTCTTTCGGTACATGATGTCGCGGACATCAACGGCGACGGGCGCCTCGATCTCACCGGAGTCGATAGCCAGAAACAACCTGCGACGATGCTCGCCAAAGGATTGAAGACTTATAACTTTCAGGTCGTGCGCCCACGCGCCAAAGCCATCGTGGGCGACGGGCGGCTCAATTCGTTCGGCGTGGGCGGCTCCGTTGAATTGCGTGTAGGCACGCTTTTTCAAAAACAAATTATCGCCGGGCCACTCGTTCATTTTGGAATTGGTCCGGCCAAAGTGGTCAACGCCGTGCGACTGCTGTGGCCAAACGGTGTCGCGCAAGCCGAATTCGATCTGGCGGCAAATCAAGCTGTATTGGCCGAGCAACGATTGTCAGGTTCATGCCCATTTCTGTGGGCATGGAATGGGCGCGAAATGGCTTTTGTCAAAGACTGTAACTGGGATTCGCCATTGGGCCTTAAAATCAACGCGCAGGATACAGCAGGCGTTGTGGCCACTGAAGATTGGGTTAAGGTGCGCGCCGATCAACTGCAGCCACGCAACGGGCAGTTAAGCCTTCGATTAACCGCCGACTTATGGGAATCACATTTCTTCGATTTCGTTTCGCTTCTTGCTGTCGATCATCCGACAAATCAGGAAGTCTGGGTCGATGAGCGATTCGCGATTCCCATCCCGCCACTCCAGGTGGCATCATCGGGTCCGCTTCATCCGGTGCGAAGCGCGCGCACGGACCGAGGAGACGATGTTTCCGCAACGGTGCAGAAATTAGACGGCCAGTATCTCGATGTCGGGCGCGGAAAGTATCAGGGCATCACGCGGCCGCATTTCGTGGAGCTGGATTTGAGTGATGCGCCGGCTAACGTCCCGCTGTGGCTGATTGCTGAAGGCTGGCTGCATCCGACTGATTCTTCGATCAATGTCGCTCTGGGGCAAGGCAAGCATTCGCCACCGCAAAGCCTTGCGATCCACGTAGCGCAGAAAGATGGCTCATGGCGTATCGCGCGCTCGAATCTGGGTTTTCCCTCGGGCAAGAACAAAGCGATCACCCTGGATATTTCGCAAGTCTTCAAACCGGGCGAGCCGCGCCGTTTGCGTTTGGCGACCAACTTGGAAATCTACTGGGACCGGTTGTCGTGGGCCGAGAAAAAGGCCGCGTCGTCGATTCGCATTCAGCGCTTGCAAGCGAGCGCGCAGTTGCGCTATCGCGGATTTTCGCAAATCGAGGCTCGTGATGCTTCGTCACCCGAACTGCCGCGTTCGTATGCGCCTGATGCTGGCGTGGGGCAAAAGTGGAGTGACCTCATCGGCTTTCACACCCGCTGGGGCGACGTGCGCGAACTGGTGCAAAAAATCGATGACCGATATGTCATCATGAATGCTGGGGACGAGATGACGCTGGATTTCCCGGCGCCCCCTGCGCCGCCTGCAGGCTGGACGCGCGACTACGTTTTCATTTCCGACGGCTGGACGAAGGACGGCAACCTCAACACTGGCTTGTCGAAAACGCTGTTGCCCCTACCCTCTCACGCTTCGCCGTTTTATCCGTCCAAAACGACGCGGCTCAAAGATGATCCCGTCTACGAGAAACATCGTGCCGACTGGCAGCGTTTTCACACCCGCTACGTCGCGCCCTCTTTGTTCAATAACGCTTTGTTGCCCGCCCGAAACGCCGCCGTTGTCACATCGGCTAAGGCTTTCGAAGGCGCGCGCAACGAAGCGGTATCGCCCGCGCAAACCACTGGCGAAGGCGCGCGTGTTCCTGTAAAAAACGGGGTACGGTCGAATTCGACCGTACCTTCTCGCTGA